In Nitrosospira briensis C-128, a genomic segment contains:
- a CDS encoding M16 family metallopeptidase, giving the protein MHVMRLIFFLFLGAFSQWAFAALPIQHWQTPSGARVYFIESRDLPILDISIDFSAGSSTDTREKSGRAAMTLHLLDLGAGGLSEDQIAKALADIGAQLNSHFDQDRAGIALRTLSSAREREQALDIFRRVIQHPEFDAKVMEREKARAIAGLSEADTKPGNIADRTLMKMLYGSHPYGLRGSGEIDSVSALQREDLVNLYRSLYSAPDAVVSIMGDVSRAEAEAIAESLTKALAQEKSAYSLPDVAAPIADTKRIAHPATQSHILIAYPGLRRDDPDYFPLLVGNHILGGGAFTSRLMEEIRQKRGLAYSVHSQLIPLRKKGPFEIGLQTRKDQSEDALALTRKVLADFVAGGPTEKELTAAKQNIIGSFPLRIDSNKKIIGYLAMIGFYNLPLTYLDDYVKSVEKVTVPRIKEAFQRRINPAGMVTVVVGAEDKK; this is encoded by the coding sequence ATGCATGTGATGCGCTTGATATTTTTCCTGTTTTTGGGTGCATTTTCCCAATGGGCTTTTGCCGCTCTGCCGATCCAGCACTGGCAGACGCCTTCCGGTGCGCGGGTATATTTCATCGAAAGCCGTGATTTACCGATACTCGACATCAGCATCGATTTCAGCGCGGGCAGCAGTACCGATACCCGCGAAAAATCCGGCCGCGCTGCCATGACTCTGCATCTGCTGGATCTTGGCGCAGGTGGGTTGAGCGAAGACCAGATCGCAAAAGCGTTGGCCGATATCGGCGCTCAGCTCAATAGTCATTTTGACCAGGATCGCGCGGGCATTGCATTACGCACGCTAAGCAGTGCGCGTGAGCGCGAGCAGGCGCTGGATATATTCCGTCGAGTCATACAGCATCCCGAATTCGACGCGAAAGTGATGGAGAGGGAAAAAGCCCGGGCGATTGCGGGATTGAGTGAAGCCGACACCAAACCGGGAAATATCGCCGACCGCACGTTGATGAAAATGCTCTACGGCAGCCACCCATACGGACTGCGCGGTTCGGGTGAAATCGATAGCGTGAGCGCGCTGCAGCGTGAAGATCTGGTGAATCTATACCGGTCTCTCTATTCCGCTCCAGACGCCGTGGTGTCCATCATGGGAGACGTGAGCCGCGCGGAAGCGGAAGCCATTGCCGAATCGCTGACGAAAGCGCTTGCGCAAGAAAAGTCAGCGTATAGTCTGCCGGACGTGGCAGCGCCGATTGCGGATACCAAGAGAATTGCTCATCCGGCCACTCAAAGCCATATCCTGATCGCCTATCCGGGACTCCGCCGCGACGATCCCGATTATTTTCCACTGCTCGTGGGTAACCACATCCTTGGCGGCGGCGCATTCACCTCGCGCCTGATGGAAGAAATTCGCCAAAAGCGTGGGTTGGCTTACAGTGTTCATAGCCAACTTATACCGCTGAGAAAAAAGGGACCATTCGAAATCGGCTTGCAAACCAGGAAAGATCAGTCGGAAGACGCGCTCGCGCTGACGCGGAAAGTTCTGGCGGATTTTGTCGCCGGCGGACCGACGGAAAAAGAGCTTACCGCAGCCAAACAGAACATTATTGGCAGTTTTCCGCTACGCATAGACAGCAACAAGAAAATTATCGGTTACCTGGCAATGATCGGTTTCTATAATCTGCCGCTAACCTATCTGGATGATTACGTTAAATCAGTGGAAAAAGTAACCGTTCCCCGGATCAAGGAAGCCTTTCAGCGCCGCATTAATCCAGCGGGAATGGTAACCGTGGTGGTGGGGGCCGAGGATAAAAAATAG
- the rsmD gene encoding 16S rRNA (guanine(966)-N(2))-methyltransferase RsmD, whose product MIRNKVRIIGGEWRSRIITFDSCADLRPTPDRVRETVFNWLGQDMSGKRCLDLFAGSGAMSFEAASRGAARVVMVESDPGVMKTLKINVQKLGAERIELMSMDALKFLDSDRHQFDLIFLDPPYRLGLLPKLLSSLHSHLAGSGLVYVENDSLPEADADWLVWRQGQAGKVRYQLLKSKKNG is encoded by the coding sequence ATGATAAGAAACAAAGTTCGCATCATAGGCGGCGAATGGCGCAGCCGCATCATTACCTTTGATAGCTGCGCAGACCTCAGGCCGACCCCTGACCGGGTACGCGAGACCGTATTCAACTGGTTGGGGCAGGATATGAGCGGAAAACGCTGCCTTGATCTGTTTGCAGGCAGCGGGGCGATGAGTTTCGAGGCTGCATCGCGGGGGGCGGCGCGCGTAGTAATGGTAGAGTCCGATCCCGGCGTAATGAAGACGCTGAAAATCAACGTGCAGAAGCTGGGAGCAGAACGAATCGAGCTGATGTCGATGGATGCGTTAAAATTCCTTGATTCCGATAGACACCAGTTCGACCTGATTTTTCTTGATCCTCCCTATCGGCTGGGTCTGCTACCCAAGCTATTATCGAGCCTGCATTCGCATCTCGCCGGCAGCGGGCTGGTCTATGTAGAAAATGACAGCCTCCCGGAGGCTGACGCAGATTGGCTGGTGTGGCGCCAGGGGCAGGCTGGCAAGGTTCGTTACCAACTATTAAAATCAAAAAAGAATGGATAA
- the coaD gene encoding pantetheine-phosphate adenylyltransferase has translation MDKALYPGTFDPITRGHEDLVRRASGLFDRVVVAVAVSSGKKPFFTQHERVEMARAVLADCHNVEVTAFSGLLMEFAQQQNARVIVRGLRAVSDFEYEFQMAGMNRSIYPGVETMFLTPSEQYMFISATIVREIAQLGGSVDKFVHPLIAEQLRIRIKT, from the coding sequence ATGGATAAAGCGCTATACCCCGGTACGTTTGATCCCATTACGCGAGGTCATGAGGATCTGGTTCGGCGTGCGTCGGGCCTGTTCGATCGGGTAGTGGTCGCGGTGGCGGTGAGCAGTGGAAAAAAACCCTTCTTTACCCAGCATGAGCGAGTGGAAATGGCGCGTGCGGTACTGGCGGACTGCCACAACGTCGAGGTGACCGCATTTTCCGGCCTGTTGATGGAATTTGCGCAACAGCAGAATGCGAGAGTCATCGTGCGGGGCTTGCGCGCCGTATCCGATTTCGAATACGAATTTCAGATGGCAGGGATGAACCGTAGTATATATCCCGGTGTCGAGACCATGTTTTTGACGCCATCGGAGCAATACATGTTTATCTCCGCCACGATTGTGCGGGAGATCGCGCAACTGGGTGGAAGCGTGGACAAGTTTGTGCACCCGTTGATTGCCGAGCAGTTGCGGATCAGAATCAAAACCTAA
- a CDS encoding YfhL family 4Fe-4S dicluster ferredoxin, which translates to MALMITDECINCDVCEPECPNDAISQGEEIYVIDPALCTECVGHHEVSQCVEVCPVDCIILDPDITETKEQLYGKYFALTGRAQQVPQG; encoded by the coding sequence ATGGCTTTAATGATCACTGATGAATGTATCAATTGCGACGTTTGCGAGCCGGAATGTCCCAATGATGCTATTTCCCAGGGCGAGGAAATCTATGTGATAGATCCCGCCCTGTGCACCGAGTGCGTCGGGCACCACGAAGTCTCGCAGTGTGTGGAGGTATGTCCGGTGGATTGCATCATCCTCGACCCGGACATTACTGAGACAAAGGAACAGCTGTACGGAAAGTACTTTGCGCTTACCGGGCGCGCGCAGCAAGTTCCTCAGGGATAG
- a CDS encoding YggS family pyridoxal phosphate-dependent enzyme — protein MEPNTTTIALGLHKIRAHIADIAGKAGRQPEAITLLAASKTNPPECLREAFAAGQTIFGENYLQEALVKIEALADLPIEWHFIGPIQSNKTKRIAENFAWVHSVDRKKIADRLSKDRPESSPPLQICLQVNVSGEDSKSGVAPGEILDLAAHVVELPNLKLRGVMAIPELTKATALQRSQFRMVREAYDQLKQAGYDVDTISMGMSEDLDIAIEEGATMVRVGTAIFGPRRYPIPEELAARAR, from the coding sequence ATGGAACCAAATACCACAACCATCGCCTTGGGTTTGCATAAAATAAGAGCTCACATCGCGGATATCGCGGGCAAGGCAGGGCGTCAACCCGAAGCTATTACGCTGTTAGCCGCAAGCAAAACCAATCCTCCCGAATGTCTGCGTGAAGCCTTTGCCGCCGGACAGACTATTTTCGGAGAAAACTACCTTCAGGAAGCACTGGTAAAAATCGAGGCGCTCGCCGATCTGCCGATCGAGTGGCATTTCATCGGCCCGATACAGAGTAATAAAACAAAACGCATAGCGGAAAATTTTGCCTGGGTGCATAGCGTAGACCGGAAAAAGATTGCCGACCGCTTGTCGAAAGACCGGCCTGAATCGTCGCCTCCCCTCCAGATATGCCTGCAAGTGAATGTGAGCGGGGAAGATAGCAAGAGCGGTGTAGCACCCGGGGAAATCCTTGACCTGGCGGCGCATGTTGTCGAGTTGCCCAACCTGAAACTACGGGGCGTAATGGCCATTCCCGAGCTTACTAAAGCCACCGCGCTGCAACGCAGCCAGTTTCGCATGGTGAGGGAAGCCTACGATCAACTGAAGCAGGCTGGCTATGATGTCGATACGATCTCGATGGGTATGTCCGAGGATCTTGATATCGCCATTGAAGAAGGCGCGACCATGGTCCGCGTAGGCACCGCAATCTTCGGGCCGAGACGCTACCCTATCCCTGAGGAACTTGCTGCGCGCGCCCGGTAA
- a CDS encoding type II toxin-antitoxin system VapC family toxin yields the protein MFVLDTNVVSELRKIRLGKADGRVANWAESVDAADLYLSVITLQELEIGVLLVERRDPAQGAVFRAWLDSRVMPAFAGRILPIDMAVAQRSAKLHVPDPRPVRDGLIAATALVHGMTIVTRNLADFEPSGVQLLNPWTWNTEEE from the coding sequence ATGTTTGTTCTTGATACCAACGTTGTTTCCGAGCTGAGGAAGATTCGGCTCGGCAAAGCTGATGGGAGAGTGGCGAACTGGGCGGAAAGTGTCGATGCGGCTGATTTGTACCTGTCGGTGATTACCCTTCAGGAACTGGAAATCGGCGTATTGCTGGTTGAACGGCGCGACCCCGCCCAAGGTGCTGTGTTCAGGGCATGGCTGGATAGCCGCGTCATGCCGGCATTTGCAGGCCGCATCCTGCCTATCGATATGGCTGTTGCGCAGCGTAGCGCAAAGCTCCATGTTCCCGATCCTCGACCGGTCCGAGATGGACTGATAGCGGCCACTGCGCTGGTACATGGAATGACTATCGTCACGCGAAACCTGGCCGATTTTGAGCCGAGCGGGGTTCAATTGCTCAACCCGTGGACGTGGAATACTGAAGAGGAATAA
- a CDS encoding type II toxin-antitoxin system Phd/YefM family antitoxin: MTITTLSSREFNQDASKAKKASLSGPVFITDRGRPAHVLLSIEDYRRIIGGRKKIADLLAMPGIENMTLEIPRLRDLAQAADFS, translated from the coding sequence ATGACCATCACGACATTATCCAGTCGAGAGTTCAACCAGGACGCCAGCAAAGCGAAGAAAGCCAGCTTGAGTGGTCCGGTTTTCATCACGGATCGCGGCCGGCCCGCGCATGTGCTGCTTAGCATCGAGGATTATCGTAGGATTATCGGGGGACGTAAGAAAATTGCCGACCTTCTGGCAATGCCCGGTATTGAAAACATGACATTGGAGATTCCGCGACTCCGTGACCTTGCTCAAGCTGCGGACTTTTCCTGA
- the dnaE gene encoding DNA polymerase III subunit alpha gives MPISPFFVHLRLHSEFSVVDGIVRIDEAVAKAVADDMPALALTDLSNLFGLVKFYQEARKKGIKPIIGCDVWISNESDRDKPGRVLLLCQSYQGYLLLCRLLSRAYRENQHRGRAEVRKSWLKPTDAGSGAEGLIALSGAGSGEIGLMLMQNDPDQAEQLAREWADLFPGRFYIEVQRAGHPNAEALVQRSLMLASALRLPVVATHPVQFLNPEDYRAHEARVCIAEGYVLGDRRRPKNCTEEQYFKTQAEMAELFADIPSALANTVALAKRCNLALELGVNRLPLFPTPNNESLELYLRTQAAEGLEVRLNALFPDAAQRDAEMPKYYARLDFEADVIIQMGFAGYFLIVADFINWAKHNGVPVGPGRGSGAGSLVAYSLGITDLDPLRYDLLFERFLNPERVSMPDFDIDFCQDGRENVIEYVKQKYGAESVSQIATFGTMAAKAVVRDVGRVLDLPYSFVDQLAKLVPFEIGMTLKKAREEEPQLNERAQAEEEVRNLLELAERLEGLTRNVGMHAGGVLIASGKITDFCPVYCTDSGESVISQLDKDDVEKIGLVKFDFLGLRTLTILDWTVRYIRQRNRDAAEEESASIATDASKLAAESDIRHSDSFSLENLPLDDAATYALLRQGNAVGVFQFESRGMKDLLQKARPDRFEDIIALVALYRPGPMALIPEFTERKHGKRVEYLDPRLKPILEPTYGVMVYQEQVMQIAQVIGGYSLGAADLLRRAMGKKQVEEMALHRDIFVAGATKNGLTQGDAAELFDLMEKFAGYGFNKSHAAAYALIAFQTAYLKAHYPAEFMAATLSADMDDTDKVNSFFEDSVANGLIMLPPDINLSDYRFVPVDKKTVRYGLGAIKGTGGSAIAAIIKVRDTGGPFSDLFDFCQRVDKRIVNRRVMESLIRAGAFDSVNTHRAGLLASVGIALESAEQADRAVNQVSLFGEADSHTGQLSLINVPPWPEKEKLKNEKVALGLYLSGHPFHAYAEELKPFIRTRLDRLNSQRETQLLAGIVYAIRTQVTRRGRMGVIVLDDGSTRLELVVYNELFESVRAWLKEDQLLIVEARVNGRGGDDEYGSTLRITADQLYDLSSARTRFAKRMELHCNGLSNAIRLKELLAPHRHSTNNGKSGHAKDDDKLSCPVRVVYRSQDAICELELDDAWRVRLQDDLLQSLSTHFNAENVRIIY, from the coding sequence ATGCCTATATCTCCATTTTTCGTCCATTTGCGTTTGCACAGCGAGTTTTCCGTAGTAGACGGTATTGTGCGAATCGACGAGGCGGTGGCAAAAGCAGTGGCAGACGATATGCCGGCACTGGCGCTGACCGACCTTTCCAATCTGTTCGGCCTGGTCAAGTTTTACCAGGAGGCGCGCAAGAAGGGAATAAAGCCGATCATCGGCTGCGACGTCTGGATCAGTAATGAATCCGATCGGGACAAGCCCGGGCGCGTCTTGCTCTTGTGCCAATCCTACCAGGGCTATCTGCTGTTGTGCCGCCTTCTGTCGCGCGCCTACCGCGAAAACCAGCATCGTGGACGCGCGGAAGTCAGGAAATCCTGGCTTAAGCCAACTGATGCAGGAAGTGGAGCAGAGGGGCTGATCGCATTGTCGGGCGCGGGCTCCGGCGAAATCGGCCTGATGCTGATGCAGAACGATCCCGACCAAGCGGAGCAACTGGCACGAGAATGGGCTGATCTTTTTCCCGGCCGTTTTTATATCGAAGTGCAGCGGGCAGGCCATCCCAATGCAGAGGCCCTGGTGCAACGCTCGCTGATGCTGGCGTCCGCCTTGCGTTTGCCGGTGGTGGCGACCCACCCGGTTCAGTTCTTGAACCCTGAAGACTACCGGGCGCATGAGGCGCGGGTCTGTATCGCAGAAGGCTATGTGCTTGGCGATCGCCGGCGTCCGAAAAATTGCACCGAGGAGCAATATTTCAAAACCCAGGCTGAAATGGCCGAATTGTTCGCCGATATCCCATCGGCGCTGGCCAACACGGTGGCACTTGCCAAGCGCTGCAATCTCGCACTGGAATTGGGCGTCAATCGCCTGCCGTTGTTTCCCACCCCCAATAACGAGAGCCTGGAGCTGTATCTGCGCACCCAGGCAGCAGAGGGTCTGGAAGTGCGCCTGAACGCACTTTTTCCGGATGCCGCCCAGCGTGATGCGGAGATGCCCAAGTATTACGCCCGGCTGGATTTCGAAGCTGACGTCATCATACAGATGGGTTTCGCCGGGTATTTTCTGATCGTCGCCGACTTCATCAATTGGGCCAAGCACAATGGCGTGCCGGTAGGGCCGGGCCGGGGCTCCGGAGCAGGTTCGCTGGTGGCCTATTCGCTGGGTATTACCGACCTCGACCCGCTTCGCTATGACCTGCTATTCGAGCGTTTTCTCAATCCGGAACGTGTTTCCATGCCTGACTTCGATATCGATTTCTGCCAGGACGGACGCGAAAATGTCATCGAATACGTAAAACAGAAGTATGGCGCCGAGAGCGTTTCCCAGATTGCCACTTTCGGGACCATGGCGGCGAAGGCGGTAGTGCGCGATGTTGGACGCGTGCTGGACCTGCCGTACAGCTTTGTCGATCAGCTGGCGAAGCTGGTGCCGTTTGAAATCGGCATGACCCTGAAAAAAGCGCGGGAAGAGGAACCGCAACTGAATGAGCGGGCACAGGCCGAAGAAGAGGTGCGTAATCTGCTGGAACTGGCTGAACGGCTTGAAGGGCTCACCCGTAATGTCGGCATGCACGCCGGCGGTGTACTGATCGCATCGGGGAAGATCACTGATTTCTGCCCCGTCTATTGTACAGATTCGGGTGAGTCGGTAATAAGCCAGCTCGACAAGGACGATGTGGAGAAAATCGGACTGGTGAAGTTCGACTTCCTGGGATTGCGGACCTTGACCATACTCGACTGGACCGTCAGATACATCAGGCAGCGTAATCGGGACGCTGCGGAAGAAGAATCCGCATCCATCGCAACCGATGCGAGCAAGCTTGCTGCCGAGTCGGATATCCGGCATTCCGACTCCTTTTCCCTGGAAAATCTGCCCCTGGACGATGCGGCTACCTATGCCCTGTTGCGGCAGGGCAATGCCGTGGGCGTGTTCCAGTTCGAGTCGCGCGGCATGAAGGATCTGCTACAGAAAGCCAGGCCCGACCGGTTCGAAGACATCATCGCATTAGTGGCATTGTACCGTCCGGGACCGATGGCGCTGATTCCCGAGTTTACGGAACGCAAGCATGGCAAGCGCGTGGAATATCTCGATCCACGGCTGAAGCCCATACTTGAACCCACTTATGGGGTGATGGTTTACCAGGAACAGGTGATGCAAATCGCCCAGGTGATAGGCGGATATAGCCTCGGCGCCGCTGACCTGCTACGACGGGCGATGGGTAAGAAACAGGTTGAGGAAATGGCGTTGCATCGCGATATTTTCGTTGCGGGAGCAACCAAGAACGGCTTGACCCAAGGCGATGCGGCCGAACTCTTCGATTTGATGGAGAAATTCGCGGGTTACGGATTCAATAAGTCGCATGCGGCGGCTTATGCTTTGATCGCCTTCCAGACCGCCTACCTCAAGGCGCATTATCCGGCGGAGTTCATGGCTGCCACCTTGTCCGCCGATATGGACGATACCGACAAGGTGAATTCGTTCTTCGAGGATAGCGTGGCCAACGGGCTTATCATGCTGCCGCCCGACATTAACCTGTCCGACTATCGCTTTGTTCCTGTGGACAAAAAGACCGTCCGCTATGGTCTTGGCGCGATAAAAGGAACGGGGGGATCGGCGATTGCGGCGATTATCAAGGTGCGCGACACGGGCGGGCCCTTTAGCGATTTGTTCGATTTCTGCCAACGGGTCGACAAGCGCATCGTCAATCGCCGCGTGATGGAATCGCTCATCCGTGCCGGCGCCTTTGATTCTGTCAATACGCACCGGGCCGGCCTGCTGGCCTCGGTCGGTATCGCACTGGAATCCGCCGAGCAGGCGGATCGCGCAGTTAATCAGGTGAGTCTGTTTGGCGAAGCCGATAGCCACACCGGGCAATTGAGCTTGATCAACGTGCCGCCATGGCCGGAAAAGGAGAAGTTGAAGAATGAAAAGGTGGCATTAGGCCTCTATTTGAGCGGCCATCCTTTTCACGCGTATGCGGAAGAACTGAAACCATTTATACGCACCCGCCTGGATCGATTGAACTCCCAGCGGGAAACACAGTTACTGGCGGGAATCGTCTACGCTATACGCACGCAGGTGACCCGCCGGGGCAGAATGGGCGTGATTGTATTGGACGACGGCAGCACGCGGTTGGAACTGGTCGTGTACAACGAATTATTCGAGTCTGTACGGGCATGGCTGAAAGAGGATCAACTGCTGATCGTTGAGGCCAGAGTGAACGGCAGAGGCGGCGATGACGAGTATGGCAGCACACTGCGCATTACCGCCGACCAGCTGTATGACCTGAGCAGCGCTCGCACTCGCTTCGCCAAGCGTATGGAGCTTCATTGCAACGGACTCTCGAATGCCATAAGACTAAAAGAATTGCTCGCGCCCCATCGTCACAGCACCAATAACGGCAAATCCGGTCATGCGAAAGACGACGATAAATTGTCCTGCCCCGTGCGAGTCGTTTATCGCAGCCAGGACGCCATTTGCGAACTTGAACTGGACGATGCCTGGCGGGTACGCCTTCAGGATGATCTCCTGCAGTCACTATCAACGCATTTCAATGCGGAGAATGTCAGAATCATTTACTGA
- a CDS encoding YheT family hydrolase, translating to MKAPLPALTILRARPYVAPAWLRGGNAQTIYPYLLSRPSIAYRRERCELDDGDFIDIDWLDNQHDAPLVVIFHGLEGGSCSHYVLSIIMTLQRLGWRGAVVHFRGCSGTPNRLPRAYHAGDSAEIDWVLRRITGQNKVRSSPLPVFAVGVSLGGNALLKWLGEQGKQARQLLDGVVTVSVPLDLAAAGRTLASGFNLLYTRHFLDTLKRKALDKLERYPGLFDSAALAACTTLYEFDNIVTAPLHGFRDAEDYWNLSSSKPWLKHIGVPTLVINARNDPFMPASALPRPEDTSSAVTLEFPEEGGHAGFLDSPFPGRLTWLPERIISFFREQEVGLHSGSQTGLPELRAS from the coding sequence GTGAAAGCCCCTTTACCTGCTTTAACCATATTGCGCGCCAGACCCTACGTTGCCCCCGCATGGCTGCGAGGAGGCAACGCGCAAACGATTTACCCCTATCTGCTTTCCCGTCCTTCGATCGCTTACCGGCGTGAGCGTTGCGAGCTGGACGACGGCGATTTCATTGATATCGATTGGCTGGACAATCAACACGATGCGCCGCTGGTCGTTATATTTCACGGGCTCGAGGGGGGCTCATGCAGTCATTATGTCCTGAGTATCATAATGACGCTGCAAAGACTGGGCTGGCGCGGGGCAGTAGTACACTTTCGCGGTTGTTCGGGAACGCCCAACCGGTTGCCGCGCGCGTATCACGCCGGCGATTCAGCGGAGATTGATTGGGTGCTACGCCGAATAACCGGGCAAAATAAAGTGCGCTCCTCTCCATTGCCTGTTTTTGCGGTCGGGGTATCGCTGGGTGGCAATGCCCTGCTGAAATGGCTGGGTGAACAGGGCAAACAAGCACGTCAATTACTCGACGGTGTTGTCACGGTTTCCGTACCACTGGATTTGGCAGCCGCCGGCAGGACGCTGGCTTCGGGTTTCAATCTGCTTTATACCCGCCATTTTCTCGATACACTGAAGCGCAAGGCGCTGGATAAGCTGGAGCGCTATCCCGGCCTGTTCGATTCAGCAGCGTTGGCCGCGTGCACTACTCTATATGAGTTCGACAATATCGTGACTGCGCCACTGCACGGCTTCCGCGACGCCGAAGATTACTGGAATCTATCCAGCAGCAAGCCGTGGCTCAAGCACATCGGCGTGCCGACACTTGTGATTAATGCGCGTAACGACCCGTTTATGCCGGCGTCGGCCTTGCCCCGGCCGGAAGATACTTCATCCGCTGTCACTCTGGAGTTTCCCGAAGAAGGCGGGCATGCCGGATTCCTGGATTCGCCATTTCCCGGCAGGCTGACGTGGCTGCCGGAAAGAATTATCAGTTTTTTCAGGGAGCAGGAGGTTGGGCTGCACTCCGGTTCGCAAACGGGCCTCCCCGAACTTCGGGCTTCCTAG
- a CDS encoding DUF2127 domain-containing protein — protein MKSKSADLRLVAVFEATKGILVFATACAIFKFIHADVQKAAEQLVSHFHLNPASHYPRIFLEIASNLDDTRLLALGFGALAYAVVRLVEAYGLWYGKRWAWIFGLISAGLYIPIEIFELAKRVNWAEAVLFLANVMILVVLLRGRPR, from the coding sequence ATGAAATCCAAAAGCGCTGACCTTCGATTGGTGGCGGTATTCGAAGCCACTAAAGGTATCCTGGTATTCGCTACGGCCTGTGCAATTTTCAAATTCATCCATGCCGATGTGCAGAAGGCTGCAGAGCAGTTGGTCAGCCATTTCCACCTGAACCCCGCCAGTCATTATCCCCGCATTTTTCTGGAGATTGCTTCCAATCTTGATGATACCCGCCTGCTTGCATTGGGCTTCGGCGCGCTGGCGTATGCTGTGGTGAGACTGGTTGAAGCCTATGGGCTGTGGTATGGCAAGCGATGGGCCTGGATATTTGGCCTGATAAGTGCGGGGCTATATATTCCAATCGAGATTTTCGAGTTGGCCAAGCGGGTTAATTGGGCAGAAGCTGTTCTTTTTCTTGCCAACGTTATGATCCTGGTTGTTTTATTGCGCGGTCGACCCCGTTAG
- a CDS encoding VRR-NUC domain-containing protein, with translation MKIRITETVIEYPGDDLTAWNSGDKKKLLEGHNPPRDVFNQPKYHFGEYFVLNYFKKARWFGYRFYALGEWEPNNPKVLEGREKIKEMFTIQKLEEFRRQRVLSGHAAGQGEPDLFLYMESGPTLFLEVKKGGDKVSPAQLTCLAQIKAILEADVGIVYLAEYGQQYKPKTYELNLETFEGCLHVSPEEKSNVSNVSV, from the coding sequence ATGAAGATACGAATTACCGAGACAGTCATCGAATACCCCGGCGATGATCTCACCGCCTGGAATAGTGGGGATAAGAAGAAATTGCTTGAAGGGCACAATCCGCCACGAGATGTCTTCAATCAGCCCAAGTATCACTTTGGTGAGTACTTCGTGTTGAACTACTTTAAGAAGGCGCGGTGGTTTGGCTATCGCTTCTATGCGCTTGGCGAATGGGAGCCAAACAATCCAAAGGTCCTGGAAGGACGCGAAAAGATAAAAGAAATGTTCACGATTCAAAAGCTCGAAGAATTCAGGAGGCAACGTGTTCTATCCGGACACGCCGCTGGCCAAGGCGAACCCGACTTGTTCCTCTACATGGAATCCGGCCCGACACTGTTCCTGGAAGTCAAGAAGGGCGGCGATAAAGTTTCGCCCGCACAGCTAACTTGCTTGGCGCAAATAAAAGCCATTCTCGAAGCGGACGTGGGAATCGTATATCTAGCCGAGTACGGTCAGCAATACAAGCCGAAGACTTATGAGCTTAACCTCGAAACATTCGAAGGTTGCCTGCATGTCTCCCCAGAAGAAAAATCAAATGTTTCAAATGTGTCGGTTTGA
- a CDS encoding TlpA disulfide reductase family protein — MGSVNIGLIAFPINFLLLLGAMLIGSFVAKRIGRPRNIDVEPLLWRVFIASLISARLVFVIAYFDMYQSAPLGILNILDGGFSPAAGILTAAAGVIWYAWRKREGRRPLLLAALAGGTAWAVGAVAATAVFAVPVQMPQAELVRLDGSTVQFGSLAGKPMVVNLWATWCPPCIREMPVLRDAQKNNPEVIFVFANQGESADAIQKFLDREGLNLDNVLLDSRIELSSQTQSQGLPTTLFFDAKGALVDRRIGELSAATLAQRIEGIVPDNIGP, encoded by the coding sequence ATGGGTTCAGTCAACATCGGACTGATTGCGTTTCCCATCAATTTTTTGCTGTTGCTGGGTGCGATGCTGATCGGCTCGTTCGTTGCCAAGCGGATAGGACGACCGCGAAACATTGATGTCGAGCCGCTTCTTTGGAGAGTTTTCATTGCCTCCCTGATATCAGCGAGACTTGTCTTCGTGATTGCCTATTTTGATATGTACCAGAGCGCGCCATTGGGTATTCTGAATATTCTTGATGGCGGATTCTCACCGGCAGCGGGCATTCTGACTGCCGCGGCCGGCGTCATCTGGTATGCATGGCGCAAGCGAGAAGGGCGACGCCCTCTGCTGCTGGCGGCATTGGCCGGAGGAACCGCCTGGGCAGTTGGTGCGGTGGCCGCAACGGCGGTCTTTGCCGTCCCAGTGCAGATGCCACAAGCTGAGCTGGTGCGCCTCGATGGCAGTACTGTCCAGTTTGGTTCGCTGGCCGGCAAGCCGATGGTGGTCAACCTGTGGGCGACATGGTGCCCGCCTTGTATACGGGAAATGCCGGTACTACGGGATGCACAAAAGAACAATCCAGAAGTGATCTTCGTCTTTGCCAACCAGGGTGAATCGGCCGATGCAATTCAGAAGTTTCTAGATCGGGAAGGGCTCAACCTTGATAACGTGTTGCTCGATTCCCGTATCGAACTCAGTAGCCAGACCCAGTCTCAAGGACTGCCAACAACCTTATTCTTTGATGCAAAGGGTGCGTTGGTTGATCGTCGCATTGGCGAGTTATCAGCTGCCACGCTGGCACAAAGAATTGAAGGAATCGTGCCGGACAACATTGGCCCGTAA